The genomic window CTTCATCGGACAATAAGTCACAGCTAGTTGGTGCTATGACAACTCAATGTTGAATCAAATTTCATGTTGAGAGTGTCaaagaaaatggaaaaaacCCGAAACCTAGCTGCTTTACCATGATTTTAAGTTATTTTCAAAAGGAATCACAGATGGACTCTTGGCACtatgaaaaaaacacacacgtgATTCAGAGTAGATTCCACCAATTACAATGGCCATAAATACCCTTTTTCACAGACACAAAAAACAATATGAACACAGCCGCACCTCTAGAGCTGACCACCGTCGGCCAAAGTCCCACAGGCGTCACCAATGTTGAGGAGACGACACACGCAAACAGTCCAGGTCACAGCACCAGGATTGAAGACACCACCTACGCAAGCAGTCTAGAACACACCACCGGGTTTGAAGACACCACCAACGCAAGCAGTCCAGAAGACACCACCGAGTTTGAAGACACCACCTTCGCAAGCAGCCCAGAACACACCACCGAGTTTGAAGACACCACCTACGCAAGCAGCCCAGAAGATATCACATACGCACAAGGACCCACCACCTGGTTTGAAGAAACCACGCACGCAAGCAGTCCAGAAGAGACTACACAGTTTGAAGAAACCACTACTGCTGAAACCCTGGGAACGACTGCGCTCAACCACATTGCTGTACCATGCACTGGTTTCCCAGAATACTGGTTTCTGCCCGGGGGTGAGGACACCTGCGTCAGGATCTTTGACACGGACAGGCTGGAGTGGACGGTTGgatattttctttcttcttcctgttaATTTAATACTgttggtgagtgagtgagtgagtgagtgagtgggcgagtggtgagtgtgtgggtgagtgagtgaaggagtgagtgagtgagcgagtgggTGTGTGAGCAAGGGGGTGGGTTAGTGAGATAGTGGGCAAGTTAGTGGGTGAGTGAGAGCGTGAATGGGCGAGCGAACGAGTGAGCGAtaaagtgagtgagtgagcgagtgggTCAGTGAATGAGcggatgagtgagtgagtcggtaagtgagtgagcgagtgggTAAGATaaatgagtgagtgagcgagtgggTGAGTAAGccagtgagtgagtgcgtgagtgagtgtatAAGTGAAGGGGgtgaggggtgagtgaggtgtTTAGGAAGGTAGAATTCCAATTATCTAGAAAGGCAACATCTTCTTTATGTTCTGGTTTTGTAATATTGTTGTTAAATGAGTTAGTGTGTGAAGCAGTCAGACAGCCAATCAGTTACATGTAGTTAGTCACTTAGTTATGAAGGCAAGGTTCTACCATAGATACCGAGACTCAAGTCATACATGTCATGAAATGTATAtctttgtttaactttttatcAGGATACCCGTACTGTGTGTGATGGGGAAGGCGCCAGACTGCTGAGAATTGAAAATCCCTTGAAAAGAGATCGTTTTCGGGACGTCCTCTACGAGCTGGGTAAGCTCTGAACTTAATTGAGACCGATCGATGAATTATGTTCGTAACTGACgcttgtgtcagtctgtgaagTAGGGGGCCTAAGACATCATGACATTCTAACTCTGCATAGGAGGCAGCCAGGATGatgattttcagatttgtttatgTCTAAGAGG from Littorina saxatilis isolate snail1 linkage group LG4, US_GU_Lsax_2.0, whole genome shotgun sequence includes these protein-coding regions:
- the LOC138963603 gene encoding uncharacterized protein — encoded protein: MNTAAPLELTTVGQSPTGVTNVEETTHANSPGHSTRIEDTTYASSLEHTTGFEDTTNASSPEDTTEFEDTTFASSPEHTTEFEDTTYASSPEDITYAQGPTTWFEETTHASSPEETTQFEETTTAETLGTTALNHIAVPCTGFPEYWFLPGGEDTCVRIFDTDRLEWTDTRTVCDGEGARLLRIENPLKRDRFRDVLYELGKVGDDYWVDATDAAVGTVFYWGDGTLTEDAVNPSLFMDGQPDNGGGQPWTEDCLVLRQDLFLMDEQCNTIHFFVCERVLQF